In one Tripterygium wilfordii isolate XIE 37 chromosome 22, ASM1340144v1, whole genome shotgun sequence genomic region, the following are encoded:
- the LOC119990511 gene encoding leucine--tRNA ligase, cytoplasmic-like isoform X1, protein MVSFAGRSSFISSKSCKFERAVMAAKRAITIARRHRLLHIESKVRSWWEEKSSHTAYMNTLTEISTMRSWPFKTGSKPYPSPGEAIRVYSADATLYTIAKANISADRVLVPNVRVTLSSIVTRLIKEIEWMEEFLAEDQPSMRTGSLSCFADRAFDNMINRIISRGDPTKPCFRFLQDCRDLYGFACGGTAGGMNRDLLLHYMNVQTILAERFCPHYADYVWREVLKKDGCVIDAPWPTGSLPDLNIYEASKYLCKVIMRIFKHKNITRNQKRSISSCLIYVKELKHQERQKLLRRFQKFCKDKQTFPMATPSWERGVVEENMDLIKTLCVLEDLQVLSVTELDDFAKADPLFSQLYEKPPSPGSIIFLARW, encoded by the exons TGAAAGGGCTGTGATGGCAGCCAAGCGGGCGATAACCATTGCTAGAAGACACCGTCTCCTGCATATTGAATCAAAGGTGCGAAGTTggtgggaagagaaaagttCTCACACTGCATACATGAATACTTTAACAGAGATTAGCACCATGCGATCCTGGCCGTTTAAGACTGGGTCCAAACCCTATCCTTCTCCCGGCGAAGCTATTCGGGTATATTCTGCTGATGCCACCCTATATACTATTGCAAAAGCCAATATCTCTGCTGATCGTGTTCTTGTTCCGAATGTAAGAGTAACTCTATCGTCTATAGTTACGCGTCTCATTAAAGAGATTGAATGGATGGAAGAGTTTCTGGCTGAAGATCAGCCTTCAATGCGAACGGGTTCCTTGTCTTGTTTTGCAGACAGGGCATTTGACAATATGATCAACAGAATTATCAGTCGCGGAGATCCGACCAAGCCTTGCTTCCGTTTTCTTCAGGACTGCAGGGATTTGTACGGATTTGCATGCGGTGGTACTGCTGGGGGCATGAACCGTGATCTACTGTTGCATTATATGAATGTGCAGACCATCCTTGCCGAGCGATTTTGCCCCCACTATGCTGACTATGTTTGGAGAGAGGTTCTGAAGAAGGATGGCTGTGTGATTGATGCGCCTTGGCCAACTGGATCTCTTCCTGATTTAAATATCTATGAAGCCAGTAAGTACTTGTGCAAGGTAATAATGAGGATTTTTAAACACAAGAATATAACTAGAAATCAAAAGAGGTCAATATCGTCATGCCTGATATATGTCAAGGAGCTGAAACATCAAGAAAGGCAAAAATTGTTGCGAAGGTTTCAAAAGTTTTGTAAAGACAAACAAACATTTCCTATGGCGACTCCATCATGGGAGAGAGGAGTCGTAGAGGAGAATATGGACTTGATTAAGACACTCTGTGTTCTTGAAGACTTGCAAGTATTGTCCGTCACTGAACTCGATGACTTTGCTAAAGCTGATCCTCTTTTCTCACAACTCTATGAAAAGCCTCCATCTCCTGGAAGTATCATTTTCTTGGCCAG ATGGTGA
- the LOC119990511 gene encoding leucine--tRNA ligase, cytoplasmic-like isoform X2, which translates to MAVMAAKRAITIARRHRLLHIESKVRSWWEEKSSHTAYMNTLTEISTMRSWPFKTGSKPYPSPGEAIRVYSADATLYTIAKANISADRVLVPNVRVTLSSIVTRLIKEIEWMEEFLAEDQPSMRTGSLSCFADRAFDNMINRIISRGDPTKPCFRFLQDCRDLYGFACGGTAGGMNRDLLLHYMNVQTILAERFCPHYADYVWREVLKKDGCVIDAPWPTGSLPDLNIYEASKYLCKVIMRIFKHKNITRNQKRSISSCLIYVKELKHQERQKLLRRFQKFCKDKQTFPMATPSWERGVVEENMDLIKTLCVLEDLQVLSVTELDDFAKADPLFSQLYEKPPSPGSIIFLARW; encoded by the exons AT GGCTGTGATGGCAGCCAAGCGGGCGATAACCATTGCTAGAAGACACCGTCTCCTGCATATTGAATCAAAGGTGCGAAGTTggtgggaagagaaaagttCTCACACTGCATACATGAATACTTTAACAGAGATTAGCACCATGCGATCCTGGCCGTTTAAGACTGGGTCCAAACCCTATCCTTCTCCCGGCGAAGCTATTCGGGTATATTCTGCTGATGCCACCCTATATACTATTGCAAAAGCCAATATCTCTGCTGATCGTGTTCTTGTTCCGAATGTAAGAGTAACTCTATCGTCTATAGTTACGCGTCTCATTAAAGAGATTGAATGGATGGAAGAGTTTCTGGCTGAAGATCAGCCTTCAATGCGAACGGGTTCCTTGTCTTGTTTTGCAGACAGGGCATTTGACAATATGATCAACAGAATTATCAGTCGCGGAGATCCGACCAAGCCTTGCTTCCGTTTTCTTCAGGACTGCAGGGATTTGTACGGATTTGCATGCGGTGGTACTGCTGGGGGCATGAACCGTGATCTACTGTTGCATTATATGAATGTGCAGACCATCCTTGCCGAGCGATTTTGCCCCCACTATGCTGACTATGTTTGGAGAGAGGTTCTGAAGAAGGATGGCTGTGTGATTGATGCGCCTTGGCCAACTGGATCTCTTCCTGATTTAAATATCTATGAAGCCAGTAAGTACTTGTGCAAGGTAATAATGAGGATTTTTAAACACAAGAATATAACTAGAAATCAAAAGAGGTCAATATCGTCATGCCTGATATATGTCAAGGAGCTGAAACATCAAGAAAGGCAAAAATTGTTGCGAAGGTTTCAAAAGTTTTGTAAAGACAAACAAACATTTCCTATGGCGACTCCATCATGGGAGAGAGGAGTCGTAGAGGAGAATATGGACTTGATTAAGACACTCTGTGTTCTTGAAGACTTGCAAGTATTGTCCGTCACTGAACTCGATGACTTTGCTAAAGCTGATCCTCTTTTCTCACAACTCTATGAAAAGCCTCCATCTCCTGGAAGTATCATTTTCTTGGCCAG ATGGTGA
- the LOC119991020 gene encoding pentatricopeptide repeat-containing protein At5g41170, mitochondrial-like — protein sequence MFSSFKMQIFKGLCSETKCLLESGLFKNRPLFLEKISSRPCHSATPVFSSEEQEAFPFAASYSATPVLSSEEQDVFPLAARVVKSLDGQVISKMSFRNAVKVHGFPYFIDTFRVFVHVFASVGMEREVYSLLFNVVSYYQAFDLDMFELFPFLLGGKPPHPEISIAVFDVLMKVFAANSLFESGLHVFYQTKKLGLTPSIRSCNFLLKCLIGKSKADSARMLFEDLKTHGPSPNVYTYSIMMNLYCRGQNVDISQATDILEDMKKSGESPSVTTYSTYINGLCRGGFLDIALGIVREMECRKHPLNSYCYNPVISAFCQQGHLCEALEVFEGMENNGISPDHHSFGILLDGFCKQGDVENSFHLVRKMLVSGVKLNIVNYSSLLTGLCKAGLHDFSLKLFRGLSASGYKHDMISYNTLVNEFCMIGDMDSASKLLEEMIHYGYVPDSFTFGSVIRGICKEGDLEQALKLIYEMQDQGILPNSRTYHAIIKRLCDEKMSEKALALISIMVKFGSLHINCFNTMINGLVKQSLPREAWKACKGMLGLGISLDIVTYTVLIKLFCRTNEMEKAWFLFAGMKKRGLMPDVVTYTTMMAGYRKMGDMVRCNALADEMRRRILGLVSCPPYLYTLSSFVDLIHTMAGQSADSQQQEDTNLEQEDQNEVDEDEEDLKWSSSSSSPILILTTPLTPSMITLPKPNNRNNKKLTRFSPISGRAGRRGEWDPVWADEEDWEVVNEEIREGRDSPIAPFYIPYRKPYPVIPDNHYDISNPKAFIEELDRIEEFFKWVSYIFPDGSSQLVKRSCVSFPYLTYEGTKLGHGKGFYVSEMVWGGIVRENMVLKSDSISNTYVTD from the exons ATGTTCTCTTCTTTCAAGATGCAGATATTTAAGGGTCTTTGTTCAGAAACAAAATGCTTGCTCGAATCCGGTTTGTTTAAGAACCGACCTCTTTTTCTGGAGAAGATTTCTTCCAGGCCTTGCCATTCAGCTACTCCGGTTTTTTCGTCCGAAGAACAGGAGGCGTTTCCATTTGCTGCGAGCTACTCAGCCACTCCAGTTTTGTCGTCGGAAGAACAGGATGTGTTTCCATTGGCTGCGAGGGTGGTTAAGTCTTTGGATGGGCAGGTTATAAGTAAAATGAGTTTTCGTAATGCTGTGAAGGTACATGGGTTTCCTTATTTTATTGATACATTTAGGGTTTTTGTTCACGTGTTTGCATCGGTGGGAATGGAAAGGGAAGTATATTCGTTGCTTTTCAATGTTGTTTCCTATTATCAGGCATTCGATCTTGATATGTTTGAGTTGTTTCCTTTTTTACTGGGTGGAAAGCCACCGCATCCAGAAATATCAATTGCTGTCTTTGATGTTCTGATGAAGGTTTTTGCAGCCAATTCCTTGTTTGAGAGTGGGCTCCATGTTTTTTATCAAACTAAGAAACTTGGGCTTACCCCCAGTATTCGTTCAtgcaatttcttgctcaagtgtTTGATAGGAAAAAGTAAGGCAGATTCTGCCCGGATGTTGTTTGAAGATTTAAAGACTCATGGCCCCTCGCCTAATGTCTATACTTACAGTATAATGATGAATCTTTATTGTAGAGGACAGAATGTAGACATCAGCCAAGCCACTGATATTCTGGAGGATATGAAAAAGAGCGGGGAAAGCCCTAGTGTTACAACGTACAGCACATACATAAATGGACTTTGTAGAGGTGGTTTTCTTGACATTGCTTTGGGTATTGTTAGGGAAATGGAATGTAGAAAGCATCCCTTGAATAGTTATTGCTACAATCCTGTTATCTCTGCGTTTTGCCAACAAGGTCACCTGTGTGAAGCATTAGAGGTTTTTGAAGGAATGGAGAACAATGGAATATCACCAGATCACCATAGCTTCGGTATTTTATTGGATGGGTTTTGCAAGCAAGGGGATGTCGAAAACAGCTTCCATTTAGTGCGCAAGATGCTTGTGTCTGGTGTAAAACTGAACATTGTAAACTACAGCTCACTCCTCACTGGCCTCTGCAAAGCTGGACTTCATGATTTTTCACTGAAATTGTTCCGTGGCCTAAGTGCTTCTGGGTACAAACATGACATGATTTCATACAATACCTTGGTCAATGAATTCTGTATGATAGGTGATATGGACTCTGCCAGCAAACTTCTGGAGGAGATGATTCATTATGGTTATGTTCCCGATTCCTTTACTTTTGGGAGTGTGATTCGCGG GATCTGTAAGGAAGGGGACTTAGAGCAGGCATTGAAGCTTATCTATGAAATGCAAGATCAAGGTATTCTCCCCAATTCACGTACGTATCATGCTATCATCAAGAGGTTATGTGATGAGAAAATGTCTGAAAAGGCATTGGCATTAATTTCTATTATGGTCAAGTTTGGTTCACTCCACATAAACTGTTTTAATACCATGATCAATGGGTTGGTAAAACAGTCGCTCCCAAGGGAGGCTTGGAAAGCGTGCAAAGGTATGTTGGGACTAGGAATCAGCCTTGATATTGTCACGTATACAGTGCTTATCAAATTGTTCTGCAGGACAAATGAAATGGAAAAGGCCTGGTTTCTTTTTGCTGGCATGAAAAAAAGAGGTCTGATGCCAGATGTGGTTACCTACACCACTATGATGGCTGGCTATAGGAAGATGGGAGACATGGTTAGGTGTAATGCCTTGGCTGatgagatgaggaggaggat TCTTGGACTCGTCTCTTGCCCTCCTTATCTCTACACCTTATCTTCATTTGTCGATCTTATTCACACAATGGCTGGTCAGTCAGCTGACTCGCAACAACAAGAAGACACAAATCTAGAACAAGAAGACCAAAACGAagtagatgaagatgaagaagaccTGAAATGGtcctcttcgtcttcttctccaATTCTGATTCTGACTACGCCTCTTACTCCGAGTATGATTACACtaccgaagcccaacaacaggAACAACAAGAAGCTGACCCGCTTCTCTCCAATATCCGGCAGGGCCGGCCGCCGGGGGGAGTGGGATCCTGTTTGGGCAGATGAGGAGGACTGGGAGGTGGTCAATGAGGAGATTCGCGAAGGCAGGGACTCTCCCATTGCGCCATTCTATATACCCTACAGGAAGCCTTATCCTGTCATACCTGACAACCATTACGATATATCTAATCCCAAAGCATTCATTGAAGAGCTGGATAGGATTGAGGAGTTTTTCAAATGGGTCAGCTACATTTTTCCAGATGGAAGCTC GCAATTGGTTAAGCGTTCTTGTGTTTCATTTCCTTATTTAACGTATGAGGGCACCAAACTTGGTCATGGGAAGGGATTCTATGTTAGCGAAATGG TATGGGGTGGGATTGTGAGGGAGAATATGGTACTAAAGAGTGACAGCATCTCAAACACATATGTCACTGATTAG
- the LOC119990799 gene encoding leucine--tRNA ligase, cytoplasmic-like, translated as MNRDLLLHYMNVQTILAERFCPHYADYVWREVLKKDGCVIDAPWPTGSLPDLNIYEASKYLCKVIMRIFKHKNITRNQKRSISSCLIYVKELKHQERQKLLRRFQKFCKDKQTFPMATPSWERGVVEENMDLIKTLCVLEDLQVLSVTELDDFAKADPLFSQLYEKPPSPGSIIFLARW; from the exons ATGAACCGTGATCTACTGTTGCATTATATGAATGTGCAGACCATCCTTGCCGAGCGATTTTGCCCCCACTATGCTGACTATGTTTGGAGAGAGGTTCTGAAGAAGGATGGCTGTGTGATTGATGCGCCTTGGCCAACTGGATCTCTTCCTGATTTAAATATCTATGAAGCCAGTAAGTACTTGTGCAAGGTAATAATGAGGATTTTTAAACACAAGAATATAACTAGAAATCAAAAGAGGTCAATATCGTCATGCCTGATATATGTCAAGGAGCTGAAACATCAAGAAAGGCAAAAATTGTTGCGAAGGTTTCAAAAGTTTTGTAAAGACAAACAAACATTTCCTATGGCGACTCCATCATGGGAGAGAGGAGTCGTAGAGGAGAATATGGACTTGATTAAGACACTCTGTGTTCTTGAAGACTTGCAAGTATTGTCCGTCACTGAACTCGATGACTTTGCTAAAGCTGATCCTCTTTTCTCACAACTCTATGAAAAGCCTCCATCTCCTGGAAGTATCATTTTCTTGGCCAG ATGGTGA
- the LOC119990511 gene encoding leucine--tRNA ligase, cytoplasmic-like isoform X3, whose protein sequence is MAAKRAITIARRHRLLHIESKVRSWWEEKSSHTAYMNTLTEISTMRSWPFKTGSKPYPSPGEAIRVYSADATLYTIAKANISADRVLVPNVRVTLSSIVTRLIKEIEWMEEFLAEDQPSMRTGSLSCFADRAFDNMINRIISRGDPTKPCFRFLQDCRDLYGFACGGTAGGMNRDLLLHYMNVQTILAERFCPHYADYVWREVLKKDGCVIDAPWPTGSLPDLNIYEASKYLCKVIMRIFKHKNITRNQKRSISSCLIYVKELKHQERQKLLRRFQKFCKDKQTFPMATPSWERGVVEENMDLIKTLCVLEDLQVLSVTELDDFAKADPLFSQLYEKPPSPGSIIFLARW, encoded by the exons ATGGCAGCCAAGCGGGCGATAACCATTGCTAGAAGACACCGTCTCCTGCATATTGAATCAAAGGTGCGAAGTTggtgggaagagaaaagttCTCACACTGCATACATGAATACTTTAACAGAGATTAGCACCATGCGATCCTGGCCGTTTAAGACTGGGTCCAAACCCTATCCTTCTCCCGGCGAAGCTATTCGGGTATATTCTGCTGATGCCACCCTATATACTATTGCAAAAGCCAATATCTCTGCTGATCGTGTTCTTGTTCCGAATGTAAGAGTAACTCTATCGTCTATAGTTACGCGTCTCATTAAAGAGATTGAATGGATGGAAGAGTTTCTGGCTGAAGATCAGCCTTCAATGCGAACGGGTTCCTTGTCTTGTTTTGCAGACAGGGCATTTGACAATATGATCAACAGAATTATCAGTCGCGGAGATCCGACCAAGCCTTGCTTCCGTTTTCTTCAGGACTGCAGGGATTTGTACGGATTTGCATGCGGTGGTACTGCTGGGGGCATGAACCGTGATCTACTGTTGCATTATATGAATGTGCAGACCATCCTTGCCGAGCGATTTTGCCCCCACTATGCTGACTATGTTTGGAGAGAGGTTCTGAAGAAGGATGGCTGTGTGATTGATGCGCCTTGGCCAACTGGATCTCTTCCTGATTTAAATATCTATGAAGCCAGTAAGTACTTGTGCAAGGTAATAATGAGGATTTTTAAACACAAGAATATAACTAGAAATCAAAAGAGGTCAATATCGTCATGCCTGATATATGTCAAGGAGCTGAAACATCAAGAAAGGCAAAAATTGTTGCGAAGGTTTCAAAAGTTTTGTAAAGACAAACAAACATTTCCTATGGCGACTCCATCATGGGAGAGAGGAGTCGTAGAGGAGAATATGGACTTGATTAAGACACTCTGTGTTCTTGAAGACTTGCAAGTATTGTCCGTCACTGAACTCGATGACTTTGCTAAAGCTGATCCTCTTTTCTCACAACTCTATGAAAAGCCTCCATCTCCTGGAAGTATCATTTTCTTGGCCAG ATGGTGA